CCCACGTGGCTCAGTTGGTTAGAGCGCGTCCTTGGTAAGGACGAGGTCACCGGTTCAAATCCGGTCGTGGGCTGTAAAGATATTATACAGGAGGCAACCTATGGCTAAGGCAAAATATGAGAGGAAAAAACCACATGTGAATGTAGGTACAATAGGACACGTAGATCATGGTAAGAGTACACTAACATCGGCAATAACAAAG
This window of the Deferribacterota bacterium genome carries:
- a CDS encoding GTP-binding protein; the encoded protein is MAKAKYERKKPHVNVGTIGHVDHGKSTLTSAITK